DNA from Clostridia bacterium:
TGAAGAATTGGAAACCATGGATTTTCCCGGTTACGGTATCGGGGGGCTAAGTGTCGGGGAGCCGAAAGAACTAATGTATGAAATGTTGGAAGTGGTGGTACCGCTTATGCCCAAGCACAAGCCCCGCTACCTGATGGGGGTAGGTTCGCCGGACTGCTTAGTGGAGGGTGTCCTCCGGGGGGTGGATATGTTCGATTGTGTGCTGCCTACTAGGATTGCTAGGAACGGCACCGTCTGGACCAGCGAGGGAAAAGTCACCGTGCGGAACGCTGCTTACGCCAGGGATTTTGGGCCGCTGGATCCCGCCTGTGATTGTTATACGTGCCGCAATTACTCCCGGGCCTATATCCGCCACTTGTTTAAGGCGGAGGAAATACTGGGCTTGCGGTTAACCACGATTCATAATCTCGCTTATCTGATGCGGCTCATGCACCGGATCAGGGAAGCGGTGAAGGAGGAAAGATTGAGAGAATTAGTCAAGGAAATTCGGGAACTTTATCCAAACTAAAAGGAATTAAACTACATATCACGAATTCCTAAACGAAAACTTGCAGAAAGGATGTTGGTATAGTGGAAGGTCTTGGTCAATGGGGTGGAACAATTATTTATTTGGCGGTATTTTTCGGCATCATCTATTTCTTGATGATTCGGCCGCAGCAGAAGCAGCAAAAACAGAGAATGGAAATGCTGAATTCGGTTAAAGTGAACGACCGTATTGTTACTATCGGCGGTATGCACGGCCGGATCACCAAAATCAAAGACGATGTCATCACTGTTCGCATAGCTGATAAAGTGGAAGTGGAAATGGAAAAGCAGGCTATCGGGCGGGTTATCAGCAATAAGGACAGTTAGAAACGGGCGGTCTCGTGAGCTTATTCCCGGACACGAACTTTCAAGCAGAAAGCGAGGGCGGGATAAGCATCGAGACCGTTTTTGTTGACAGCTACCTGCATAATTAGGCAGGAAATTACAATAGGAGTCAAAGGGATTCTGGCAAGTATATCCAATTATTCTATTAACTTGTTTTTGCAGCAGGGGTGATATCATGTCGTGGTTGGTTAGACTATTTGGATTCAAAGAAGAATTTGCTGAGAAATACGCCAGGGATTACACCAAGGCTGTTATGTGGGGCATTGGTGTGGAAAGTGTGTGGAATGAAACGGAAAACAGGGCCTTTCTTAGTTTGGAAGAATCCGGGGAGGGAGGTTGATGCTGCGGCTGCCTCGCAGTAGAGTGTCCATTAAAAGAGGTGACCTGTTTTCTATCCAATTAGGAACCAACGAGGATGGGCGGGATTTTTACCGCCCGGTTCTGGTCATCCAAAATGATATCGGCAACCGGTACTGCAATTCTGTCATTGTAGTTCCCCTGTCCTATAAATTGCGTGCGAAACACTTGTTTTTCGGCGTGCTGGTGAAAAGCACCCCGCAGACAGGCCTTATTCACGATGCAGTGGCTGTCCTTTCACAAATTCGCACGGTGGAGAAATCATATTTTTCCAATGATAACTACTTGGGCCGGGTGGACAGCCAAACCATGGAGAAAATCGACCAGTGCCTGGCCTTGAGCCTAGGGCTAAGCACCCTGCAAAAACTGCAAGACCGTTTTCCCAGCCAAGTAGAGTCTTCTTGAGGTACAAAGGAGCCGGCCTCGCCGGCTTCTTTGCTGTTTGCCCTTGCCCCGGCTTTCATTGACAACGCAGATCCTGAGGTTTATAATTTTAAAGTATGGAATCATTAATGGGTGTTAAGGAGGGGAACCTATTGCGACCGGGAGGAGTAACAAAGCTTGCAGTTGTTATTATAGCCATCATTGCCCTCGGTTTATTTGCGTTCCAACCCCTCGTTACCGGCCTTGATTTGGGTTTGGATTTGCGGGGTGGTGTGCAGGTTACTTTGCAAGCGGTGGAAAAACCGGGAGAAAAAGTAACACGTGAGCAAATGCAGCAGCTGCAGGCGGTGATCAGGGAAAGAGTTGACCAGTTAGGCATATCCGAGCCCAGGATTCAAATCGCCGGCGCCGACAGGTTAATTGTAGAGCTGGCTGGCATAGAGGACCCGGAAGAAGCTGTAGAACTCATCGGTAAGACTGCCATGTTGGAGTTCAAGAAAGCCGACGGTACAGTGATCCTGAAGGGCGACCAACTTCAGGATGCCAGGGCCGGGCATGATCCCAGGGATAACAGTCCTATGATCAGTTTGAAGTTTAATTCCCAAGGAGCCAAAGCTTTTGCAGACGCCACTGCTGAGGCAGCCAAGTACCCCCAAGGTGATCCTAGGCGGTATATTGCTATCTATCTCGACAACCAGTTAATTTCTAATCCCCATGTGAACGAGCCCATCGCCAATGGACAGGCTGTAATCAGCGGTGGGTTTGAGAGTTTTGAGGAAGCGGCTAATTTAGCCGCATTGCTCAGAGGCGGAGCTTTGCCGGTTGAAACGGAAGTGATCGCCAAGCAGACTGTGGGACCCACGTTAGGACTGGAATCCTTAAATAAGAGCAAGACGGCCATTGTGGTGGGCTTAACCGCCATCGGCTTGTTCTTATTGCTGGTATACCGTGTACCGGGAATTGTGGCAAATCTATCCTTAATAGTCTACGGAATTATTGTGCTGGGAGCCCTTTATCTCCTAAAGGCGGTGCTCACATTGCCCGGTATTGCCGGTCTACTGCTGTCGGTAGGTATGGCGGTAGATGCCAATATCCTGATCTATGAGCGGATCAAAGAGGAACTGAGAAATGGGAAGACGCTGCGGGCCGCCGTGGAAGCGGGCTTCAAGAGAGCTTTCTGGACGATTTTCGATGCTAACTTAACCACATTAATTGCCGCAGCTATTCTGTACTATTTGGGTTCCGG
Protein-coding regions in this window:
- the secD gene encoding protein translocase subunit SecD, encoding MRPGGVTKLAVVIIAIIALGLFAFQPLVTGLDLGLDLRGGVQVTLQAVEKPGEKVTREQMQQLQAVIRERVDQLGISEPRIQIAGADRLIVELAGIEDPEEAVELIGKTAMLEFKKADGTVILKGDQLQDARAGHDPRDNSPMISLKFNSQGAKAFADATAEAAKYPQGDPRRYIAIYLDNQLISNPHVNEPIANGQAVISGGFESFEEAANLAALLRGGALPVETEVIAKQTVGPTLGLESLNKSKTAIVVGLTAIGLFLLLVYRVPGIVANLSLIVYGIIVLGALYLLKAVLTLPGIAGLLLSVGMAVDANILIYERIKEELRNGKTLRAAVEAGFKRAFWTIFDANLTTLIAAAILYYLGSGPIRGFAVTLSIGIIASMFTAITLTRWLLRLTVQSGLFNKLSFYGVRR
- the yajC gene encoding preprotein translocase subunit YajC, with the translated sequence MEGLGQWGGTIIYLAVFFGIIYFLMIRPQQKQQKQRMEMLNSVKVNDRIVTIGGMHGRITKIKDDVITVRIADKVEVEMEKQAIGRVISNKDS
- a CDS encoding type II toxin-antitoxin system PemK/MazF family toxin, which codes for MLRLPRSRVSIKRGDLFSIQLGTNEDGRDFYRPVLVIQNDIGNRYCNSVIVVPLSYKLRAKHLFFGVLVKSTPQTGLIHDAVAVLSQIRTVEKSYFSNDNYLGRVDSQTMEKIDQCLALSLGLSTLQKLQDRFPSQVESS